A single window of Treponema denticola ATCC 35405 DNA harbors:
- a CDS encoding CheR family methyltransferase, with amino-acid sequence MEEMKELKVNTGVGIGDTDSLHEQMIVVDFKMVTFSLAGKDYAIDIMRVKEIAKAGNFTYVPNTSPFVLGVYNLRGDIIPIIDLRIFFNIPVPARKKNQPESMVIINVQDQTFGVVVDFIDKVVGVSSSTIQPPHPIFGDINIKYIHGVVENGGHLYILLDVDKIFASRQKEEVKEDLAPVAASVVKEPVKLQGGQSSENLDIKFIGDTLSAMGKFYISAVNEDWVKERYLEWKDIRPSGSLQIQSEKDAGEFLSSFLSPFTKSFWSEAYINAYYKMLPENASSVINVWCIGCGQGYEAYSLAVLLKMRYPRAHVKIYANDSDLLAISNAPMLSVPDDIASGIYEPHITKTASGNLTFSKEIKDMILFEYHDCTHQNAVPDVDIIVARDVLSFMNPNVQRTLIEEFREKLKDSGLIILGHNEAMPKQDGWLRNSSGDIVIFTKE; translated from the coding sequence ATGGAAGAAATGAAAGAACTAAAGGTAAATACGGGCGTAGGCATCGGAGATACTGATTCTCTACACGAGCAGATGATTGTTGTAGATTTTAAGATGGTAACATTTTCTCTTGCCGGTAAAGATTATGCAATAGACATTATGCGTGTTAAGGAAATAGCAAAGGCCGGAAATTTTACCTATGTACCCAATACTTCTCCCTTTGTTTTGGGAGTATACAACCTCCGCGGTGATATTATTCCGATAATCGATTTGCGTATTTTCTTTAATATTCCGGTACCGGCCCGCAAAAAAAACCAGCCTGAAAGCATGGTTATCATAAATGTTCAAGATCAGACCTTCGGTGTTGTAGTTGACTTTATCGATAAGGTTGTGGGTGTATCCAGCAGTACAATTCAACCCCCTCATCCTATCTTCGGCGATATAAATATTAAATATATTCACGGTGTTGTAGAAAACGGAGGCCATCTTTACATTCTTCTTGATGTCGATAAGATATTTGCTTCGCGTCAAAAAGAAGAAGTCAAGGAAGACTTGGCTCCTGTTGCGGCAAGCGTAGTAAAGGAACCGGTAAAGCTTCAAGGCGGTCAATCTTCAGAAAATCTGGATATAAAATTTATAGGCGATACATTATCTGCTATGGGTAAATTCTATATTTCTGCCGTTAATGAAGATTGGGTCAAGGAAAGGTATTTGGAGTGGAAGGATATACGCCCTTCAGGAAGTTTGCAAATTCAATCCGAAAAAGATGCCGGAGAATTTTTATCATCTTTCTTGTCACCTTTTACAAAGAGTTTTTGGAGTGAGGCCTATATAAATGCCTATTATAAAATGCTTCCGGAGAATGCTTCTTCCGTAATTAATGTTTGGTGTATAGGATGCGGTCAAGGATATGAAGCATACAGCCTTGCTGTTCTATTAAAAATGCGTTATCCTCGTGCTCATGTAAAGATTTATGCAAATGATTCGGATTTGTTGGCTATTTCGAATGCTCCCATGCTTTCGGTTCCCGATGATATTGCTTCCGGTATTTATGAGCCCCATATTACAAAGACTGCTTCCGGAAATTTGACATTTTCAAAAGAGATAAAAGATATGATTCTTTTTGAGTACCATGATTGTACTCATCAAAATGCCGTTCCCGATGTAGATATAATTGTTGCAAGGGATGTTTTATCGTTTATGAACCCAAATGTTCAGAGAACCCTGATAGAAGAATTTAGGGAAAAACTTAAGGATTCCGGACTTATAATTCTGGGTCATAATGAGGCAATGCCCAAGCAGGACGGCTGGCTGAGAAACAGCTCAGGTGATATTGTAATTTTTACAAAAGAATAA
- a CDS encoding chemotaxis protein CheX — MRVEYINPFSEAAYNILSQVLSEDIKRGDLYLKSTCMPVMGVAAIVGLAGDVEGRVIFDMTLDTALKIASAMNNEELAEFDELARATITELANLITAQAVTKLHDLGFKFDLTPPALFTGENMKISNNDIEALIVPMTAPQGRVEINVAIRDRV, encoded by the coding sequence ATGCGTGTAGAGTATATTAATCCGTTTAGCGAAGCTGCTTACAATATCCTGTCACAAGTTTTAAGTGAGGATATAAAACGCGGCGACTTGTACCTAAAATCGACTTGTATGCCGGTTATGGGCGTCGCAGCTATTGTAGGTCTTGCCGGGGATGTTGAGGGCCGAGTCATCTTTGATATGACCTTGGATACGGCTTTAAAGATTGCCTCTGCAATGAATAACGAGGAATTGGCAGAATTTGATGAGCTTGCTCGCGCAACGATTACGGAATTGGCTAATCTTATTACGGCGCAGGCTGTAACAAAGCTTCATGACTTAGGATTTAAGTTTGACTTAACTCCTCCGGCTCTTTTTACGGGCGAAAACATGAAGATATCCAATAATGATATCGAAGCTTTAATTGTGCCGATGACGGCTCCGCAAGGTAGAGTAGAAATCAACGTTGCAATTCGTGACCGAGTATAA
- a CDS encoding response regulator: protein MISKQDFPNINERAPEGKKPDGTPYKILVVDDSIFVTKQIGQILNSEGYEVVATAVDGFEGVEKYKELCPNVDLVTMDITMPKMDGLTALEQIMAFDKNAKVVMISALGKEELVKKALLLGAKNYIVKPLDRKKVLERVAGVLGIS from the coding sequence ATGATATCGAAACAGGACTTTCCCAATATTAACGAGAGGGCACCTGAAGGGAAAAAACCGGATGGAACGCCTTACAAGATTTTGGTTGTTGATGATTCTATATTTGTTACAAAGCAAATAGGACAGATATTGAATAGCGAGGGCTATGAAGTTGTTGCTACGGCTGTTGACGGATTTGAGGGCGTTGAAAAATATAAAGAATTATGTCCCAATGTCGACCTCGTAACAATGGATATTACAATGCCTAAAATGGACGGTTTAACTGCCTTGGAACAGATAATGGCATTCGATAAAAATGCCAAGGTAGTTATGATAAGTGCTCTGGGAAAGGAAGAACTTGTAAAAAAAGCTCTTTTACTTGGAGCCAAGAACTATATCGTAAAGCCGCTTGACCGCAAAAAAGTTTTGGAGCGTGTCGCAGGTGTCCTAGGTATTTCCTAA
- a CDS encoding helix-turn-helix domain-containing protein, giving the protein MKVLVFDRKIETLAFLCEKLENHGIITIAAENGSKFICNYLDPELDAIIVATKELAHYSLNEARLIKKIYKDITICTYFHEDCYNIKNINIVSSSGIPENIRGNEKILKIILSKCKRRPDLNKDYIYSLPKKSGILLKHLIINRQKGLSDEEISTIFWGEKIPSKQNSIYNHVYNLKKSLKKSFSNRYTILKANKRYRLIKLKKEA; this is encoded by the coding sequence ATGAAAGTGTTGGTTTTTGATAGAAAAATAGAAACTCTCGCCTTTTTGTGTGAAAAGCTGGAAAATCATGGAATTATAACTATTGCTGCAGAAAACGGCAGTAAATTTATATGTAATTATTTGGATCCCGAATTGGATGCCATCATTGTAGCAACAAAAGAATTGGCTCATTATAGTTTGAATGAAGCTCGATTGATAAAAAAGATATACAAGGATATTACAATTTGCACTTATTTTCACGAAGATTGCTATAATATAAAAAATATCAATATAGTAAGCTCTTCCGGAATACCTGAAAACATAAGAGGAAATGAAAAAATCCTCAAAATAATTCTTTCAAAATGTAAAAGAAGGCCTGATCTTAATAAGGACTATATTTACAGCCTGCCTAAAAAATCCGGAATCTTACTAAAGCATTTAATTATAAACAGACAAAAAGGATTAAGCGATGAAGAGATAAGCACAATTTTTTGGGGAGAAAAAATTCCTTCAAAACAAAACAGCATCTATAATCATGTTTACAACCTAAAAAAATCTCTCAAAAAAAGTTTTAGCAATAGATATACCATTTTAAAAGCAAACAAGCGTTACAGACTTATAAAACTAAAAAAAGAGGCTTAA
- a CDS encoding AAA family ATPase, whose translation MFLKNLEIFGFKSFPDRVKIEFADGITALLGPNGCGKSNVVDAVKWVLGEQSSRTLRADKMEDVIFNGTEKRNQLNIAEVTLTISNEKGLLNLDLSEIAIKRRLYRSGESEYFINNQPAKLREIRELFWDTGVGKAAYSVMEQGKIDQILSSKPEERRYLFEEAAGITKFKVKRQDAERKLEKTQENMKQIEAALAEVRRSYDTLKIQSEQTIKYRELKDAVFEHERDIQLLRLKSFVDGLAAKKQSLKEASEKRDSIQEQIDGIHGLLSENMDIVNEMEEKFNAYRTKVLNLAIEQKGKQEQVQIYNKRRSELKLKLNQLEAKTSSTKENIESLEDDISEKNADVFEFKKQVSAIEKNAEDFEKNIDLASHKITSNKEEVKRLEDDIKRLDDMRGDMELELKSITEDIVTELDKNLRSAGYSSANRLEAEKDLDGALNRLKVLITGKKAIFSDFASIENHSADDVKKFAEDSVQSFSSLLSISDEVQNALEKYKKSSAGFIDDFLAPEGIITKKRAVDAAILENRQSIENNRTKIAALIEENNELSIKINDYRKTLEDLRVNRAKVDAQAKNAEDQVKLLERQLSSEKKILHDLENEFFTEEKQLKQTEEDISELEGEINSLEYEGRKISAELEKLENEISIKNSDLASKRGKVDKLNAELSKANSLLEKFHLDLAGIEADIRNTKENFREKHSRELMEFEERMFTITSSVNDLRDSLSSIKQKLDSLGRVNFMAPEEFESVKERYEFLTKHISDLDKARADLQRITDEITAESTELFLDTYNKIKKNFHNMFRRLFGGGRAEIRLTDPKNVLESGIEIFAQPPGKKLENISLLSGGEKSMTAVALLFATYMVKPSPFCLLDEIDAALDEQNVTRFVTTLREFANVSQYIVITHNKKTVLGANAMLGVTMEESGVSKVIAIRLDNETELESKTIDLVNEPFVEEDVEPEEGVYIPPHPPKRIKTVNDEEEISENDRPQE comes from the coding sequence ATGTTTCTTAAAAATCTTGAAATTTTCGGATTTAAGTCCTTTCCCGATAGAGTAAAAATTGAATTTGCAGATGGTATAACAGCCCTCCTGGGACCCAACGGCTGCGGAAAAAGTAATGTAGTGGATGCAGTAAAATGGGTATTGGGGGAACAATCGTCCCGTACTTTACGGGCCGACAAAATGGAAGACGTTATATTTAACGGTACCGAAAAGAGAAATCAGCTTAATATTGCAGAAGTAACCTTAACTATAAGCAATGAAAAGGGCCTCTTGAATTTGGATTTAAGCGAAATAGCTATAAAGAGGCGTCTTTACCGTTCAGGGGAAAGCGAATATTTTATCAATAACCAGCCGGCAAAGCTGCGTGAAATTAGAGAACTTTTTTGGGACACAGGTGTCGGAAAGGCTGCATATTCCGTTATGGAGCAGGGCAAAATCGACCAGATCCTTTCGAGTAAGCCTGAAGAAAGGCGCTATCTTTTTGAAGAAGCTGCCGGTATAACGAAATTTAAGGTAAAAAGACAGGATGCGGAAAGAAAGCTCGAAAAAACCCAAGAAAATATGAAACAGATTGAAGCTGCTTTGGCCGAGGTCCGAAGATCCTATGATACCTTAAAAATTCAGTCTGAACAAACAATCAAATACCGTGAGCTAAAAGATGCCGTTTTTGAACATGAAAGAGATATTCAGCTTTTACGCTTAAAAAGTTTTGTAGACGGTCTTGCCGCAAAAAAACAGAGCTTAAAAGAAGCCTCCGAAAAAAGAGATTCCATACAGGAGCAAATTGACGGTATTCACGGGCTCCTTTCGGAAAATATGGATATCGTAAATGAAATGGAAGAGAAGTTTAATGCTTACCGAACAAAGGTTCTAAACCTGGCCATAGAACAAAAAGGTAAGCAGGAGCAGGTTCAAATTTACAATAAACGCCGTTCCGAGCTTAAGCTAAAGCTTAACCAACTGGAGGCTAAGACCTCTTCAACCAAGGAAAATATTGAAAGCCTTGAAGACGATATTTCCGAAAAAAATGCCGATGTTTTTGAGTTTAAAAAACAGGTTTCTGCAATAGAAAAAAATGCCGAAGACTTTGAAAAAAACATAGACTTGGCAAGCCATAAGATTACTTCAAACAAGGAAGAAGTAAAAAGGCTTGAAGACGATATAAAAAGGCTTGACGATATGAGAGGGGATATGGAGCTTGAATTAAAGTCCATAACCGAAGATATCGTTACCGAACTTGATAAAAATTTAAGATCGGCAGGTTATTCCTCGGCAAATCGCTTGGAAGCCGAAAAAGACTTGGATGGTGCTTTAAACCGGTTAAAGGTTTTAATTACGGGAAAAAAGGCTATATTTTCCGACTTTGCCTCGATAGAAAATCACTCTGCAGATGATGTAAAAAAATTCGCAGAAGACTCCGTTCAAAGTTTTTCTTCACTTTTATCCATAAGCGATGAAGTTCAAAATGCCCTTGAAAAATATAAAAAATCTTCGGCAGGTTTTATTGATGACTTTTTGGCTCCTGAAGGTATTATTACCAAAAAAAGAGCAGTCGATGCCGCTATCTTGGAAAACAGGCAATCTATCGAAAATAACCGTACAAAAATTGCCGCTCTGATAGAAGAAAATAACGAGCTTTCCATCAAGATAAACGACTATCGCAAAACCCTTGAAGATTTGCGTGTAAACAGAGCGAAGGTAGATGCTCAGGCAAAAAATGCAGAAGATCAGGTTAAACTTTTAGAACGTCAGCTTTCTTCAGAGAAAAAAATACTTCATGACCTTGAAAACGAATTTTTTACCGAAGAAAAACAATTAAAGCAAACGGAAGAAGATATTTCGGAACTTGAAGGCGAGATAAATTCTTTGGAATATGAGGGAAGAAAGATAAGTGCCGAGCTTGAAAAACTTGAAAATGAAATCTCGATAAAAAACTCCGACCTTGCCAGTAAGAGAGGGAAGGTTGACAAGCTTAACGCAGAGCTTTCAAAAGCAAACTCTCTTTTGGAAAAATTCCATTTGGATCTTGCAGGGATTGAAGCCGATATCCGTAACACAAAAGAAAATTTTAGAGAAAAGCATTCCCGAGAGCTTATGGAGTTTGAGGAGAGGATGTTTACTATTACCTCATCTGTAAATGATCTTAGGGACAGCCTTTCTTCAATTAAGCAAAAACTTGATTCTTTGGGACGGGTAAACTTTATGGCTCCCGAAGAATTTGAAAGCGTTAAAGAACGCTATGAATTTTTAACTAAACATATAAGCGATCTTGATAAGGCCCGTGCAGATTTGCAGAGGATTACGGATGAGATTACGGCCGAATCCACCGAGCTTTTTTTGGACACCTACAATAAGATTAAAAAGAATTTTCATAATATGTTTAGGAGACTTTTTGGCGGCGGAAGGGCTGAAATACGCTTAACCGATCCGAAAAATGTGCTTGAATCGGGAATAGAAATTTTTGCACAGCCTCCGGGGAAAAAACTTGAAAATATCAGTCTGTTATCGGGCGGAGAAAAATCCATGACGGCGGTAGCTCTTTTATTTGCAACCTATATGGTTAAGCCTTCTCCGTTCTGTCTTCTTGACGAAATTGACGCGGCCCTCGATGAGCAAAATGTTACCCGCTTTGTTACTACGCTTCGTGAATTTGCAAATGTAAGCCAGTACATTGTTATTACTCATAATAAAAAGACTGTTTTGGGTGCAAATGCCATGCTGGGTGTTACCATGGAAGAATCCGGTGTTTCAAAGGTTATAGCCATAAGGCTGGATAATGAAACGGAGCTTGAATCAAAAACTATAGACTTGGTTAATGAGCCCTTTGTAGAAGAAGATGTTGAGCCTGAGGAGGGGGTTTATATTCCGCCTCATCCGCCTAAAAGGATAAAAACCGTAAACGATGAGGAGGAAATTTCAGAAAATGATAGACCTCAAGAGTAA
- the bamD gene encoding outer membrane protein assembly factor BamD encodes MKPIRYILILFLIFIFLNSCASTKKNTGETLDKKTENIAVNEPKTETDKESDTDTSKDSENAKNSEKIIIMKVPEAESVESVSDPKPVADKPALELIVDTEDENELASSNNEAGSSKDTDSKLPSVIEPEPLKKPEEKKPQDSAPSTSNQATISVPDKKQIVKPADDPNKVTKPEIKKESLEKPVISSDKAPTAAETKPSIPEVSGVNDKNIVNEEKIKDGSEPARVFSEFPSTEPDDSKEEKASRSVKLYTGQRLEVVYPGEGWVYLGESTAQKGIKYQQRKLQSGTSIFHFGAGDEGSYILNFSYFDVFSDNFISDSIAVHVEKAKTKLNNTVKAPDYKGPINAQKENKPDLKNESKYGTDKGKVNNDTSSSKTLDEVSAGTPLKAESSVKKRENSKVYDAPDLLTVTEKSESKTSGQDFKSASELLDMIRGYISEGNAASALNSAEDFFKNYSVNLDEALFLRGQAYELNGPNKNIKKALEAYQTLTKAYPESKFWDKADARIRYIKKFYIDIK; translated from the coding sequence ATGAAACCGATACGTTATATATTAATATTATTTTTGATTTTTATCTTTTTGAATTCCTGTGCAAGTACTAAAAAAAATACAGGCGAAACTTTAGATAAAAAAACTGAAAATATTGCGGTCAATGAACCCAAAACTGAAACCGATAAGGAATCCGATACTGATACTTCCAAGGATTCTGAAAATGCTAAGAATTCCGAAAAGATTATAATCATGAAAGTACCTGAAGCCGAATCGGTAGAATCCGTTTCCGATCCTAAGCCTGTTGCCGATAAACCGGCATTGGAGCTGATAGTTGATACGGAAGATGAAAATGAACTTGCCTCATCAAATAATGAAGCCGGCTCATCGAAAGATACGGATTCCAAGTTACCTTCTGTAATTGAACCGGAGCCTTTAAAGAAGCCTGAAGAAAAAAAGCCTCAGGATTCGGCGCCTTCAACATCTAATCAGGCCACCATAAGCGTGCCTGATAAAAAACAAATAGTAAAGCCGGCCGATGATCCTAATAAGGTTACGAAACCTGAAATTAAAAAAGAATCTTTAGAAAAACCCGTAATAAGTTCCGATAAAGCTCCTACAGCTGCAGAAACAAAACCTTCTATTCCGGAAGTTTCAGGTGTTAATGATAAGAATATTGTGAACGAGGAAAAAATTAAAGATGGCAGTGAGCCCGCCCGCGTTTTTTCGGAATTTCCAAGCACTGAACCTGATGACTCAAAAGAAGAAAAAGCCTCCCGTTCGGTAAAGCTTTATACGGGACAAAGGCTTGAAGTTGTATACCCGGGAGAGGGTTGGGTGTATTTAGGTGAGTCCACTGCACAAAAAGGTATAAAGTATCAACAAAGAAAACTTCAAAGCGGTACCTCTATCTTCCATTTTGGAGCTGGAGATGAAGGCTCATATATTCTTAACTTTTCATATTTTGATGTTTTTTCGGATAACTTTATTTCGGATTCTATTGCCGTTCATGTTGAAAAAGCAAAAACAAAGCTTAATAATACGGTTAAAGCACCTGACTATAAGGGGCCTATAAACGCTCAGAAGGAAAATAAACCTGATTTAAAAAATGAAAGTAAATATGGTACGGATAAAGGGAAGGTTAATAATGATACATCTTCATCTAAGACATTGGATGAAGTTTCGGCCGGAACACCGTTAAAAGCGGAGTCTTCAGTTAAAAAAAGAGAGAATTCCAAGGTTTATGATGCTCCCGATCTTTTAACCGTAACCGAAAAGTCAGAGTCTAAAACATCCGGACAGGATTTTAAATCGGCTTCCGAGTTGTTGGATATGATAAGGGGCTATATTTCGGAAGGAAATGCAGCAAGTGCTCTAAATTCGGCAGAAGATTTTTTTAAAAATTATTCGGTAAATTTGGATGAGGCCTTATTTTTACGCGGTCAAGCATACGAGTTAAACGGACCGAATAAAAACATAAAAAAAGCCTTGGAAGCCTATCAAACCCTGACTAAAGCCTATCCAGAAAGCAAATTTTGGGATAAAGCAGACGCAAGAATAAGGTACATCAAAAAATTCTATATCGATATAAAATAG